GGCCTGCCGCACCGGCGGCACCGTGTTGATTACTAGGTCGTACGACTGCAGCGGATCAACGTCGAGCACATCGGGCTGGCCTTTGGCGTCGCGCCAGTGCACGTAGTTGTACTCGGGCGTTTCGGTGAGGCTGTTCAGGAAAGTCAGGTTCACGTTCGACTCCACGGGCCGGCCGTTCTCGTCCGTCAGGTTTACCGCCACCGTGGTTTTGGCCAGGGTCTGGGCAATTACGTCGTTGAGGATGGTCCGGAAAGTCTTCACGTCGGCCGCATTGTAGTACTGACCCAGGCACTCCAGCTGCTTGCCGAAGTCGCGCTCGGCCCCGATGCCAATTACAAACGGCTTGAGGAAGATGCGCTTGCGCTGCAACGCCAACGAGGTAGCGCACGGGTCGCCGTTGCACGACTCCAGCCCGTCGGTAATCAAGATGAGCACGTTGCGCGAGGTTTTCTCCGACGGAAAATCCGAGGCCGACTGCAGCAGCGAGTACGTGATGGGCGTGTTGCCCTGCGGCTTCAGCTCCTGCAGCTTTTGCTTGATGGCGGCCGCATTTTTGCGCGCAAAGGGTACTTCCAGCCGCGAGTCTTCGCAGTTGTTTTCGTCTTTGTCGTGCAGGTGGCCGTAGGCGCGCAAACCCAGCTCCAGGTTGGGGTAAGCATTGAGCGAATCGGCCATGCGGGCCAGCAAGCGTTTGGCTACGTTCCAGCGCGGCTCGCCCTCCCACGGCGCCAGCATCGAGCCCGAAGCATCGAGCACGAACAGAATGCGCGTGGTTTTGGGCTGGCTTTGCGGCCCAGCTTGCTGGGCGCGCAAAGGCCGGCCGGCCAGCAAGCCGGCAATAACCAAAAGCCAGAGGATGAGCGGGCGGAGTAACATGCGGTGGAGGCCTGGGCTGCCCCTCCAAAATACAGGGTAGGAGCAGCTTAACCTAGCATTGACGAGCGCAGAAAGCAGTACCGCAGGCTAACGCCAAACGTGCGGCAATCGTCTGTGCCGAGGCAGTTCAGGGGCTTAGTAGTCGGAGTTCTGCTCAACCTCGAGCTGCTGCAGGGCCTTCTCCAGCTGCTCGTCGTTGGGGGCCACGCCGTGCCATTTGTGCGAGCCCATCATGTAATCGACGCCGAAGCCCATTTGGGTATCCATCAGCAGCATTACGGGCTTGCCCTGGCCAAGCAGCGACTGGGCTTCTTCCAGCGCGGGCAGCAGCGTTTCGAACTGGTTGCCGTCGGCTTCAATTACCTGCCAGCCGAAGGCTTCGAACTTGGCGCGCAAATCGCCCAGGCCGCCCACTTTGTCGGTGGGGCCGTCGATCTGCTGGCCGTTGCGGTCGACTACGGCAATCAGGTTATCCACCTTGTGGTGCGGGGCGTACATGGCGGCTTCCCAAATCTGGCCTTCTTCCAGCTCGCCGTCGCCCATCAGCACGTACACGGTGCGGTCGTCGTTGTTCAGCTTTTTGGCTTGCGCCGCGCCAACGGCCACGCTCAGGCCCTGGCCCAACGAGCCCGAAGCCACGCGTACGCCGGGCAGGTGCTCGTGCGTGGTGGGGTGGCCCTGCAGGCGCGAATCGAGCTTGCGGAAAGTAGCCAGCTCGCTTACCGGGAAGTAGCCCGAGCGGGCCAGCACCGAGTAAAACACCGGCGAAATGTGGCC
The sequence above is drawn from the Hymenobacter sp. YIM 151858-1 genome and encodes:
- a CDS encoding vWA domain-containing protein; protein product: MLLRPLILWLLVIAGLLAGRPLRAQQAGPQSQPKTTRILFVLDASGSMLAPWEGEPRWNVAKRLLARMADSLNAYPNLELGLRAYGHLHDKDENNCEDSRLEVPFARKNAAAIKQKLQELKPQGNTPITYSLLQSASDFPSEKTSRNVLILITDGLESCNGDPCATSLALQRKRIFLKPFVIGIGAERDFGKQLECLGQYYNAADVKTFRTILNDVIAQTLAKTTVAVNLTDENGRPVESNVNLTFLNSLTETPEYNYVHWRDAKGQPDVLDVDPLQSYDLVINTVPPVRQANLPIKPGKANVLSFKTPQGTLNLQNPQLTPNPYGTMHAVVRQQGNPATLVSRPFGSKQKLLAGNYEVEILTLPRQTRRVSIKQGKETVVTYDAPGALNILSDLKGYGSIYRLNQDDTQTWVYTLGDNASSKINLTMQPGNYRLVFRTSTATGSKFTDVRTFTIRSGQTTSVSIFGK
- a CDS encoding transketolase translates to MSASSSPAAATATRSITELKQIAAQVRRDIVRMVHAVNSGHPGGSLGCTDLLVALYFKFMKHTPEPFDMNGVGQDLFFLSNGHISPVFYSVLARSGYFPVSELATFRKLDSRLQGHPTTHEHLPGVRVASGSLGQGLSVAVGAAQAKKLNNDDRTVYVLMGDGELEEGQIWEAAMYAPHHKVDNLIAVVDRNGQQIDGPTDKVGGLGDLRAKFEAFGWQVIEADGNQFETLLPALEEAQSLLGQGKPVMLLMDTQMGFGVDYMMGSHKWHGVAPNDEQLEKALQQLEVEQNSDY